The window ACGTCGTTGGCGGTCAGGGTGAGCGCTTCCGCATATGCGGTGGCGGCCTCCGGCTGGCGGCCGAGGCGGCGCAGGAAGTCGGCCCGGGCGGCGCTCAGATACTGGTAGGTGGCCAGGGCCGGGTCACCGAGCAGGGGTTCCAGGGCGTCCAGGCCGGCCTGCGGTCCGTCACGCATTCCGATCGCCACTGCCTGATTGAGCTGTACGACAGGGGAATCCGGCCACATCGTCCGCAGCACCCCGTACAGCGCGATGATCTCGTTCCAGTCGGTGTCGGCCCAGGTCGGCGCCTCGGCATGGACCGCGGCGATGGCCGCCTCGACCGCGTAGCGGGTCGGCGTGGCACGTCGCAGGGCGTCGGTCAGCAGCGCCACCCCCTCGGTGATCAGTCCGGCGTCCCACGACGACCGGTCCTGATCAGCCAGCAGCCGCAGCGAACCGTCCGGCCCGAGCCGGCTCGCGGCCCGGGCCTCGTTCAGCAGCAACAGCGCGAGCAGCGCGCTGACCGCGGTGTCGGTCGGCATCAGCAGGTGCAGCAGGCGGGCCAGGTCGATCGCCGAGGTGCACAGGTCGCGGCGGACCAGCTGGGCACCGTCCGGGGCGGTGTGCCCGATCGTGAAGATCAGATGCACCACCTGGAGCACCGCGCCCACCCGCGTGCCGAGCTGGTCGGACGACGGCACCCGGTAGGGGATCCGGGCCGTGGCGATCTTGCGTTTGGCCCGGGTGATCCGGGCCGCCATGGTCGCCTCCCGGACCAGGAACGCCCGTGCCACCTCGGCCGTCGACAGCCCACTGACCAGCCGCAGGGTGAGCGCCACCTGGGTCGCCCGGTCGAGCGCCGGATGGCAGCAGGTGAAGATCAGCCGGAGCCGGTCGTCGGCGGCCAGGCCGTCCTCCGGGCCGGGTACGGTCTCGTCGGTGACCAGCAGCGGCAACGCCCGGCGGAACCGGGCCTCGCGACGCATCACGTCCCGGGCCCGGTTGCGGGCCACCTCGGTCAGCCAGCCACCCGGCCGCTGCGGCACCCCGGATTCCGCCCAGACCCGCAGCGCCTGGGCGTAGGCGTCCTGGGCGCACTCCTCGGCGAGATCCAGATCCCGGGTCAGCCGCGCGGTGGTGGCCACGATCCGGGCCCACTCGCGGCGGTGCGCCTCGGCGACCGCCGCGACCACCTCGTCGTTCACCCGTGGAACACCACGGGCCGGATCTCGACCGCGCTGTGCGCGGCGTGTACCTCGGGAAGCAGCGGAACCAGCTTGAGCACCTCGTCGAGGTCGGCGGCTTCGAGCAGGTAGAAGCCGCCGAGCCCTTCCTTGGCGTCCAGGAACGGCCCGTCGGTGATCATCGGCTCGTCGGTGCCGCCGCTGCGCACCGTGGTGGCCGTCGGCGCCGGTTCCAGCTGCTCACCGCCGACGATTCGGTCCCCGGCGGCCTCCCGGAACGCGGCGTGCGCGGCGTGGTGGACCGCCCACTGTTCGGGGGTCATCGCGTCCCACTGCGCGGCGTCACCGTGGATCAGCAGCATGTACTTGGCCATCGTGGTCGTCCTCTCTCGATGCGGTCCCGGTTCCGGGCCCTCACCTCTACGACGATCCGCGCACGTCCCCGATCGACAGCCGATCACCGAACAGTTCTTACGGGGCTCGCAGCTGTACGGCCGAGCAGGCTCACGCTACGGACGGAGGCAGACGGCGGTCAACCGGACCCGGGCATTTCCGACCAGTCCGCTGCCGTAATTCTGCAGGTCCCATTCGGTGATCCACGTCGAAGGCGGTCTACCCTGATGCGAACCGACGAGGCTGACTTGAAGCGACCCTTCCGCGTAGATGACGCTTCCGCTGCCACTGATCGCCGTCCAACCGCTCGGGCAGTCCACCCGTGACGTCCGGCGGAAGCTGCCACTGCCGACGGTGGAGGTCAGGGGCTTCTCGACCGACACGGTCTTGGTGGGCGGCGGCGTCGGATTCGGCCGTGGCGCTGGGTCCGGCTGTGGCGCCGGGCCGGGGTCGTCATCAATGGGCGGGGTTGGATCGTCCGGCACCGGGTCGGGGCTCGGGTCAGGCGCGGGTGTGGGGTCAGGCGAGGGCCTGCCGCTGGGGTGAAACACCGCAATCGGACTCAACTGGCCCGCGGTACTGCCGTAGCCCAGCTGACCGTCGGCGCCCAAGCCCCAGCAGTAGGTCCTGGCGTTGCTGCCCAGCGCGCAGGTGTGGTACTCGCCGGCGGCGAGTTGGGTGAAGGTCACCCCGGCCGGTGCGTTCACCAGTGCCGGAACCGATTGACTCGACAATTGGCCCGTGGCGCCACCGCCGAGCTGACCATAGGAGCCCCAGCCCCAGCAGTAGGTCTGCGAGTCGCTGCCCAGCGCGCACGTGTGGGATCTTCCCGCGGCGAGTTGGGTGAAGATCACTCCGGCCGGGACGATGACCGGCTCAGGAATCGGGTGATTCGTCGATTGGCCCGTGGTGCCGTTGCCCAGCTGGCCGGAGATCCCCCAGCCCCAGCAGTACGTTTCGGTGTTGCTGCCCAGCGCACACGTGTGGCGATCGCCGGCGGCGAGCTGGGTGAGGGTCACCCCGGCCGGGGCGTGCACCGGCACCGGAGTGGCCTGGTCCGTGGCATCGCCGTTGCCCAGCTGGCTGTTGGTGTTGCTGCCCCAGCAGTAGGTTTCGGTGTCGTCGGCCAGCGCGCACGTGTGATATGCGCCGGCGGCGAGTTGGGTGAAGGTCACTCCGTCCGGGACATGCACCGATCCCGGGGACGTCTGCCTGGCGGTACCGCCATTGCCCAGTTGAAAGTTGGTGTTGCTGCCCCAGCAGTAGGTCTGTTCGTCGCTGCCCAGCGCGCAAGTGTGGTATTCACCGGCGGCGAGTTGGGTGAAGGTCACTCCGGCCGGGGCGTGCACCGGTGCCGGGGCCGTCTGCTTGGCGGTTGCGCCGTTGCCCAGCTGACCGTCGGAGCCCGAGCCCCAGCAGTAGGTGTTCGTGTCGCTGCCGAGCGCGCACGTGTGGCCGCGACCGGCAGCGAGCCGGGTGAAGGTCGCCCCGGCCGGGGCGTTCACCGGTATCGGGGCTGTCTGGTTGGCGGTGCCGCCGTTGCCCAGCTGACCGTCGGCGTTGCCGCCCCAGCAGTAGGTGTTGGTGTCGTTGCCCCGCCCGCATGTGTGAAGTCCGCCGACCACCACCTGCGTCATCTGCACCGGATTGATGACCGTGATCGAACGGGAGGAGGAGACGAGTGCCCTGAGCGGCCTTTTCCCAGCGACGGCGGCCCGGTAGGAGTAGGCCCCCGGGATGCTGGTCGGCGGGTGGTACACGGCCGTACCGGTGGTGGCGTTCGTCTTGATCGTGGCTACGGTCGTCCACATGTCCGAGGTGCGCTGCTGGATGTCGACACTCCGGACGGCTTTCGGAGAGACCGCGATGGTCGCCGTCGGCCGGCTGTTCATCCTGGCCTGTGACGCCGAGATGGTGAGCGACACCGCCTGCGGGACGAAAACGATCCTCTTGACCGCGCTCGTACCGGCGGGGCGGTTGCCGGACCCCGGTACGTACAGACGGATGGTCCTGGTCCCCGCTGGGCTGTCGAACGTGCTCGTGTACGCCCCGGTCCGAGAGGTCCTCCCTGAGCCGAGGGTGACCCACTTGCCCGACGTCGCGATGTATTCCTGCAGTTGGACGCGCCGGCCTGCGGTGGCCGGGCGCACCGTCCCCTTGACTGCCACAGCTATGTCCGCGACGCCCGACGACGGAGCGGACAGCGTCACCGCCGTCTTCGTGCCGGCCTGCACAGGCGTGGCGAAAGTCGCGGCCGCCACCGTCCCCACGGCGGACGCCACCAGAAGGCGTACGAACCTCACCTCGATCTGATCGTCAACCCCTCGGCTCCGGCTGAGCCGTTGCGAGCGAACGTGTGTGCCCAGGGTCTAGATGTTAACCGCTGAAACCTGTTTTACTGGTTAGCTTTGGAGGGGCTGCATGAGGTCCGCTGACATCAACTTCTACTTCGATCCGATCTGTCCGTTCGCATGGATGACCAGCAAGTGGATCCGGATCGTGCAGGCCCAGCGGGACTACCACGTGGACTGGCGGTTCATCTCGTTGCACTTGATCAACTCGCACATCGACTACGACAACCACTTCCCGCCCGAGTACGAGGCCCAGCACACCGCCGGGCTCCGGCTGCTCCGGGTGGCGTCGGCCGTACGCGAAAAGCATGGTCGTGAGGCGATCGGCGGTCTCTATGCCGCATTCGGAGCCCGGATCATGGAGGAGCGCGCGGACGAGGGCCGCGAGCCGGGCTGGCAGGGCACGCCCGAGCCGGCCGCGGCCGCGCTGGCCGAAGCCGGCTTGCCGGTCGCGCTGGCCGGGTTCCTCGACGACACGTCGCGTGACGCGGAGATCCAGGCCGAGTCCGACGAGGCGCTGTCGCTGACCGGCCGGGACGTCAGCACGCCGATCGTGCATTTCGAGCCGCCGGAGGGTGTCGCGTTCTTCGGCCCGGTGATCAGCCGGCTGCCCGACGAGGAGCAGGCCGCGCAGTTATGGGACCACGTGATCGGGCTGGCCCGGTTCCCCGGCTTCGCCGAGCTCAAGCGCAGCCTGCGGGAGCGGCCGCAGCTGCCGTCGTTCGGCGTCACCACGGCCGAGCCGGGCCGGACCGAGGACTGGCACGCCGGGAGCCGCCGCCTCAAGAAGTGATCACGCCTGGTTCTGCCGGGCGTGGTGACTGCGGTACTTGGCCCGGTTGCCGCACGCCGCCATCGAGCACCACCGGCGTGCCCCCGCCTTTGACACGTCGTAGAAGCGCAGCGAGCACACCGGGTTGGCGCACTTGCGGAGCCGCTCCGGGCGGTCCTCCAGCAACCGCAGATAGTGCTCGGCCGCGCGCCACGCGGCGATCCAGTCCGGCGAGTCGGTCTCGATGGTGGTCTGCGGGCCGTCGGGACCGAGCAGCCGCCGTACGTAGCCGTGGCGCAGGGTGTCGTTGAGCGCCTCCCGGGCGGTGTCCGTCGCTCCCGGCTGGACCAGCGCGAACAGTGCGGCCCGGGTCGAGACGAGGGCGCCGAGGGTCCCCGGTGACTCCGGCGCCACCCCGGCCAGCCCGGCCGAGGCCAGCCAGATGCCCAGGCCGCCCGGGTGTTCCAGCAGGTCGTAGGCCCCGTCGTCGTCGCTCCACCTGGTGTTCAGCAGGTCGAGCGGCAGTGGCTCCCCGATCAGGGGGCGGGGGTCGGTGGGTGTGCTCATCGGTTGTGCCCTTTCGTCCGGATCCATCTCACCACACCAGGCATGTGTAACCGGTAAAACATCTTTCACCGGTTGACGCTTCCCGGCCCCAACCCCTAAAGTTGTTTTCACCGGTTGGAAGCGTTCGAAGGGAAACCATCTTGAAGTTCACCACCGGCCACATCGGCCTCAACGTCACCGACCTCGACCGCTCGCTGCCGTTCTACCAGCGGGTCTTCGGCTTCGAGGCCCTGGCCGAGGGCAGCGGCATCGACCGCCGCTGGGTCTTCCTCGGCCAGGGCGGCAACCTCGTGCTCACCCTCTGGCAGCAGAGCCGGGACGGGTTCTCCGCCACCACCGCCGGCCTGCACCACCTGTCGTTCCAGGTCGACACCCGCGACGACCTCGCAGCGGCCGAGGCGATCCTGCGCGAGCTCGGCACCGAACTCACCTACGACGGCGTCGTCGCGCACGCCGATGGCGCAGAGTCCGGCGGCATCTTCTTCACCGACCCCGACGGCGTACGGCTGGAGATCTTCATCCCGGCCGGCGCCGAGGGCGCGCCGGCCCCGGCCGGTGAAGCACCGACCTGCGGATTCTTCTGATCTCCCTTTTCCTCCGAAAGGAGCCGACGATGTCCCCGTACCATGCCGGCGAACTCGACGCCCAGAAACGGGCCGGGCTGCTCGCCGAAGCGGCACGCCTGTCCGGGATGTTCAACACCGCGATCCCCGTAGCCGCCCGCGACTTCCTGGCCGCACAACCGATGCTGGTGCTGGGCACGGCAGGCGTCGACGGCCGCCTCTGGGCCACCATGCTGACCGGCGGACCCGGCTTCCTCACGGTCACCGGCCCGTCCACCCTGATGGTCGCCGCCGCACCCGCGGCCGGTGACCCGCTCCACCAGACACTGACCGGCCCGGCGAAGGTCGGGATGATCGCCATCGAACCCGGCACCCGCCGCCGGGTCCGGATGAACGGCACCGCCCACCCCACCGACGGCGGGCTGCGCATCGAGCTGGAGCAGGTCTACGCCAACTGCCCGAAATACATCCAAAAACGCATGCCGACCATGGGTACGGCCACACCCGGCACCCCTCGGCACGGCACCGGCCTGACCGCCGAGGAGATGGGGTTCGCGAGCATCGCCGACACGTTCTTCATCGCCACCACCGACCTGGACGGTAA of the Actinoplanes sichuanensis genome contains:
- a CDS encoding pyridoxamine 5'-phosphate oxidase family protein yields the protein MSPYHAGELDAQKRAGLLAEAARLSGMFNTAIPVAARDFLAAQPMLVLGTAGVDGRLWATMLTGGPGFLTVTGPSTLMVAAAPAAGDPLHQTLTGPAKVGMIAIEPGTRRRVRMNGTAHPTDGGLRIELEQVYANCPKYIQKRMPTMGTATPGTPRHGTGLTAEEMGFASIADTFFIATTDLDGNADASHRGGDPGFLRVLGPNRLRWPDYAGNSMFNTFGNLQVDSRAGLLLPDFVTGTLLHLSGTAVVDWDPEHAAVVPGAQRLVDFTVEHVVRVDGASPLRWSRPEYSRFNPPPSFEIDRT
- a CDS encoding CGNR zinc finger domain-containing protein — protein: MSTPTDPRPLIGEPLPLDLLNTRWSDDDGAYDLLEHPGGLGIWLASAGLAGVAPESPGTLGALVSTRAALFALVQPGATDTAREALNDTLRHGYVRRLLGPDGPQTTIETDSPDWIAAWRAAEHYLRLLEDRPERLRKCANPVCSLRFYDVSKAGARRWCSMAACGNRAKYRSHHARQNQA
- a CDS encoding YciI family protein, with protein sequence MAKYMLLIHGDAAQWDAMTPEQWAVHHAAHAAFREAAGDRIVGGEQLEPAPTATTVRSGGTDEPMITDGPFLDAKEGLGGFYLLEAADLDEVLKLVPLLPEVHAAHSAVEIRPVVFHG
- a CDS encoding RCC1 domain-containing protein, encoding MWTTVATIKTNATTGTAVYHPPTSIPGAYSYRAAVAGKRPLRALVSSSRSITVINPVQMTQVVVGGLHTCGRGNDTNTYCWGGNADGQLGNGGTANQTAPIPVNAPAGATFTRLAAGRGHTCALGSDTNTYCWGSGSDGQLGNGATAKQTAPAPVHAPAGVTFTQLAAGEYHTCALGSDEQTYCWGSNTNFQLGNGGTARQTSPGSVHVPDGVTFTQLAAGAYHTCALADDTETYCWGSNTNSQLGNGDATDQATPVPVHAPAGVTLTQLAAGDRHTCALGSNTETYCWGWGISGQLGNGTTGQSTNHPIPEPVIVPAGVIFTQLAAGRSHTCALGSDSQTYCWGWGSYGQLGGGATGQLSSQSVPALVNAPAGVTFTQLAAGEYHTCALGSNARTYCWGLGADGQLGYGSTAGQLSPIAVFHPSGRPSPDPTPAPDPSPDPVPDDPTPPIDDDPGPAPQPDPAPRPNPTPPPTKTVSVEKPLTSTVGSGSFRRTSRVDCPSGWTAISGSGSVIYAEGSLQVSLVGSHQGRPPSTWITEWDLQNYGSGLVGNARVRLTAVCLRP
- a CDS encoding VOC family protein; translation: MKFTTGHIGLNVTDLDRSLPFYQRVFGFEALAEGSGIDRRWVFLGQGGNLVLTLWQQSRDGFSATTAGLHHLSFQVDTRDDLAAAEAILRELGTELTYDGVVAHADGAESGGIFFTDPDGVRLEIFIPAGAEGAPAPAGEAPTCGFF
- a CDS encoding mycothiol-dependent nitroreductase Rv2466c family protein, whose amino-acid sequence is MRSADINFYFDPICPFAWMTSKWIRIVQAQRDYHVDWRFISLHLINSHIDYDNHFPPEYEAQHTAGLRLLRVASAVREKHGREAIGGLYAAFGARIMEERADEGREPGWQGTPEPAAAALAEAGLPVALAGFLDDTSRDAEIQAESDEALSLTGRDVSTPIVHFEPPEGVAFFGPVISRLPDEEQAAQLWDHVIGLARFPGFAELKRSLRERPQLPSFGVTTAEPGRTEDWHAGSRRLKK
- a CDS encoding RNA polymerase sigma factor, which gives rise to MNDEVVAAVAEAHRREWARIVATTARLTRDLDLAEECAQDAYAQALRVWAESGVPQRPGGWLTEVARNRARDVMRREARFRRALPLLVTDETVPGPEDGLAADDRLRLIFTCCHPALDRATQVALTLRLVSGLSTAEVARAFLVREATMAARITRAKRKIATARIPYRVPSSDQLGTRVGAVLQVVHLIFTIGHTAPDGAQLVRRDLCTSAIDLARLLHLLMPTDTAVSALLALLLLNEARAASRLGPDGSLRLLADQDRSSWDAGLITEGVALLTDALRRATPTRYAVEAAIAAVHAEAPTWADTDWNEIIALYGVLRTMWPDSPVVQLNQAVAIGMRDGPQAGLDALEPLLGDPALATYQYLSAARADFLRRLGRQPEAATAYAEALTLTANDVERRYLAARLDEVVHG